Proteins encoded in a region of the Devosia sp. RR2S18 genome:
- a CDS encoding ABC transporter ATP-binding protein, whose protein sequence is MSLAELDTSGTAAESLVGETVIEMDDVDKDFLLGGAFLNQTHLQALSGISLKLTRGRALALVGESGSGKSTCARMLARAYEPTSGAIRFHGEDISTFKGARLQRYRSEVQMVFQDPFGSLNPTQSIGYHLERPLRLHRPDLKGKAIAAEMLDLLDSVGLRPAVDYLKRRPHELSGGQRQRVAIARALSVRPQVLLADEPTSMLDVSVRLGILNLLEDLKQDRRLAALYITHDIATARYFAEDTAVMYAGHVVEQGPSQEITDNPRHPYTQLLIEAVPNPHRKIAAVPGRRATDIPLWTRDSRGCPFVSRCLRATDICKQIMPSATPVGAGHTARCHHL, encoded by the coding sequence ATGTCACTTGCTGAACTAGACACCTCCGGCACTGCTGCCGAGAGCCTTGTCGGCGAAACCGTTATCGAGATGGACGATGTCGACAAGGACTTCCTCCTTGGCGGCGCCTTTCTGAACCAGACCCATCTCCAGGCCCTCTCCGGCATTTCGCTCAAACTCACCCGCGGCCGGGCACTAGCGCTTGTGGGGGAGTCAGGCTCGGGAAAGTCCACCTGCGCCCGCATGCTCGCCCGCGCCTACGAGCCGACCAGCGGCGCGATCCGTTTCCATGGCGAAGACATCAGCACCTTCAAGGGTGCGCGCCTCCAACGCTACCGCTCCGAAGTGCAGATGGTTTTTCAGGACCCCTTCGGCTCTCTCAACCCCACACAGTCGATCGGCTATCACCTCGAGCGCCCGCTGCGACTCCATCGCCCGGATCTAAAGGGCAAGGCGATCGCCGCCGAAATGCTCGATCTGCTCGACAGTGTGGGGCTTCGCCCTGCCGTCGACTACCTCAAGCGCCGCCCGCATGAGCTCTCCGGCGGTCAGCGCCAGCGCGTCGCCATCGCTCGCGCTCTCTCGGTCCGTCCTCAAGTGCTGCTCGCCGACGAGCCGACCTCGATGCTCGACGTGTCTGTCCGTCTGGGCATCCTCAACCTGCTGGAAGATCTCAAGCAGGACAGGCGATTGGCAGCGCTCTACATCACTCACGACATCGCAACGGCGCGATACTTCGCCGAGGATACGGCGGTCATGTATGCCGGGCATGTGGTTGAGCAAGGCCCCAGCCAGGAGATTACCGACAATCCGCGGCATCCATACACGCAACTGCTGATCGAAGCGGTGCCTAACCCGCACCGCAAGATTGCCGCCGTTCCGGGGCGTCGCGCCACAGACATTCCCTTGTGGACCCGAGATAGCCGCGGCTGTCCTTTCGTCTCCCGCTGCCTGCGCGCAACAGACATCTGCAAACAGATCATGCCATCAGCGACACCGGTTGGGGCGGGTCACACCGCGCGGTGCCATCACTTATAG
- a CDS encoding DUF2188 domain-containing protein: MTVYIWEIMGEGWCCEFSDGQRRGPFESQEEALAAARQLGRERGGGEPSIIHGPPEKRPD, from the coding sequence ATGACCGTCTATATCTGGGAGATCATGGGGGAGGGCTGGTGCTGCGAGTTCTCCGATGGGCAGCGGCGCGGCCCCTTCGAAAGCCAGGAAGAGGCGCTGGCTGCCGCCCGACAACTGGGCCGCGAACGGGGTGGCGGCGAGCCCTCGATTATCCATGGACCTCCCGAAAAGCGACCCGACTAG
- a CDS encoding gamma-glutamyl-gamma-aminobutyrate hydrolase family protein, giving the protein MSEQAMVEHKPVIGVIACNRPVEGEPAQAVKHRYLEALEQFADCVPLVVPSNQSEGHAAKIIARLDAILLTGSNSNIHPSRYGSDLAAQAPHDAGRDQFGSALIHAAMTAAKPVFGICRGLQEINVALGGSLRDLRAGAGADGHHAHADAELAEMFAHDHDVDVATGSMLQRYAGGDRLRVNSVHFQVVDRLGQGLVVNARGPDGVIEAFSTSHTPAPVFAVQWHPEWRPAERPHDLAFWHFVGETARASYMPAPGSELTT; this is encoded by the coding sequence ATGAGTGAGCAAGCAATGGTAGAGCACAAGCCGGTCATCGGCGTAATTGCCTGCAATCGTCCGGTTGAAGGGGAGCCTGCCCAGGCTGTCAAGCACCGTTATCTTGAGGCGCTAGAGCAGTTTGCCGACTGTGTGCCGCTGGTCGTCCCTTCGAACCAGTCAGAAGGCCATGCAGCCAAAATCATCGCTCGGCTTGACGCCATACTGCTGACCGGCAGCAACTCTAACATCCATCCAAGCCGCTATGGTTCGGATCTGGCGGCGCAGGCGCCTCATGATGCGGGACGGGACCAGTTCGGCAGTGCGCTGATTCATGCAGCGATGACGGCAGCCAAGCCAGTCTTTGGCATCTGCCGCGGCTTGCAGGAGATCAACGTCGCCCTTGGGGGCTCGCTGCGGGACCTGCGGGCGGGAGCCGGCGCCGATGGGCACCACGCCCATGCCGATGCCGAACTTGCTGAGATGTTCGCCCATGACCATGACGTGGACGTCGCCACCGGGAGCATGCTGCAACGCTATGCAGGTGGTGACCGTTTGCGCGTCAACAGCGTCCACTTTCAGGTGGTTGATCGCCTGGGCCAAGGCCTCGTGGTGAATGCAAGAGGGCCCGATGGCGTGATCGAAGCCTTCTCCACCTCCCACACGCCGGCACCGGTTTTTGCGGTGCAGTGGCACCCCGAGTGGCGACCTGCGGAGCGCCCGCATGATCTCGCCTTCTGGCATTTCGTGGGGGAAACCGCGCGGGCGAGCTATATGCCTGCGCCCGGATCGGAGTTGACGACATGA
- a CDS encoding glycosyl transferase family protein, translated as MSQFIFYLATYQQVIELLAVAVTVLILLSSLDDLFVDAWYWSYSFYRWFWARAIYPRLTAEQLDARPEQPIALMVPAWHESEVIGAMLAASNRLIRYSNYRIFVGVYQNDPDTIAEVRAAMERFPNVQMSVVPRDGPTNKADCLNVVLGDIFAYERSQNTRFAGVALHDSEDVIHPYELKLFNHLLGRMDLIQLPVYSFPRGIEELVAGTYMDEFAEWHSKDLVVRESMTGVVPCAGVSACFSRRAIDALRAERAGEVFSTTSLTEDYDIAFRLAAMGMREIFVKFPIGITVDQRGHAGAARGRLEWLPVATREYFPSDFRAAYRQRARWLLGIAFQGWSQHGWEGSLGHKYFLLRDRKGLITAPAAIIAYYVMLNFLALNIVFSLVPPTDRPPFLLLNADAYAVLLMTNLVLLGNRLLQRSIFTARLYGPLQGMMAGPRMVVSNLLNFFALARAISVFARHKLTGAPIVWDKTTHSYPTG; from the coding sequence ATGAGCCAGTTCATTTTCTATCTGGCCACCTACCAGCAAGTCATTGAGTTGCTTGCGGTGGCGGTGACCGTGCTGATCCTGCTGTCCAGCCTCGACGATCTGTTTGTCGACGCCTGGTATTGGAGCTACAGCTTTTATCGCTGGTTCTGGGCGCGGGCGATCTATCCGCGCCTCACCGCCGAACAGCTCGACGCCCGGCCCGAGCAGCCGATCGCGCTGATGGTTCCTGCCTGGCATGAAAGCGAGGTGATCGGCGCCATGCTCGCAGCGAGCAATCGCCTGATCCGGTATAGCAATTATCGGATTTTTGTCGGCGTCTACCAGAACGATCCCGACACAATCGCCGAGGTGCGGGCGGCAATGGAGCGGTTTCCCAACGTGCAAATGTCGGTGGTGCCGCGCGACGGCCCCACCAACAAGGCCGACTGCCTCAACGTCGTGTTGGGTGACATCTTCGCCTATGAGCGCAGCCAGAATACCCGCTTCGCGGGTGTAGCGCTGCATGACAGCGAGGATGTGATCCACCCTTACGAACTCAAGCTGTTCAACCATCTCCTTGGACGCATGGATTTGATCCAGCTGCCGGTCTACTCGTTTCCGCGAGGCATCGAGGAATTGGTTGCCGGCACCTATATGGATGAGTTCGCCGAGTGGCACTCCAAGGACCTGGTGGTACGAGAAAGCATGACCGGAGTGGTGCCTTGCGCGGGCGTCTCCGCCTGCTTCAGCCGTCGTGCCATCGATGCTCTGCGCGCTGAGCGGGCAGGGGAGGTGTTCTCCACCACCAGCCTTACGGAGGACTACGACATCGCGTTCCGTCTCGCCGCCATGGGCATGCGTGAAATTTTCGTCAAATTTCCCATCGGCATCACCGTCGACCAGCGCGGTCATGCAGGTGCGGCGCGCGGGCGACTTGAATGGCTACCGGTGGCGACGCGTGAGTACTTTCCATCCGACTTTCGCGCCGCCTATCGCCAGCGCGCCCGCTGGTTGCTCGGCATTGCGTTCCAGGGTTGGTCCCAGCATGGTTGGGAAGGGTCGCTGGGTCACAAGTACTTTCTGCTCCGCGACCGGAAGGGGCTGATCACCGCGCCGGCTGCCATCATCGCCTATTACGTGATGCTCAACTTCTTGGCGCTGAACATCGTGTTCTCGCTTGTTCCTCCGACCGACCGGCCGCCGTTCCTGCTGCTTAACGCTGATGCCTACGCCGTGCTGCTCATGACCAATCTGGTTTTGCTGGGCAACAGACTGCTGCAGCGCTCCATCTTCACCGCGCGCCTCTATGGCCCGCTGCAAGGGATGATGGCTGGCCCCCGCATGGTTGTTTCGAACCTCTTGAATTTCTTCGCCCTCGCTCGTGCGATATCGGTGTTCGCGCGCCACAAACTGACCGGCGCGCCTATTGTCTGGGATAAGACCACCCATTCCTATCCAACCGGCTAA
- the nadE gene encoding ammonia-dependent NAD(+) synthetase — translation MQQAEIIETLGVAANFNAEKEARRRIDFLKSYLKASGMKAYVLGISGGVDSTTAGLIAQKAVQEMREEGHAAQFVAVRLPYGKQADEADAQAALETIKPDAVHTVDIKPAADAMWEQVRASGFVPASPAQEDFVLGNVKARQRMIAQYALAGGLQGLVIGTDHAAEALMGFFTKFGDGAADVLPLSGLNKRRVRAVAGVLGAPKHLVEKVPTADLEDSAPLRPDEEAFGTTYEQIDDFLEGKQIDTEAEQIIMRFYRNSSHKRALPVAPSP, via the coding sequence ATGCAGCAGGCAGAGATCATCGAGACGCTCGGCGTCGCCGCTAACTTCAATGCGGAAAAGGAGGCGAGACGGCGGATCGACTTCCTCAAGTCCTATCTGAAGGCTTCAGGGATGAAGGCCTATGTGTTGGGTATCAGCGGTGGCGTGGATTCGACCACGGCGGGCCTGATCGCACAAAAAGCGGTTCAGGAGATGCGGGAAGAAGGACATGCAGCACAATTCGTGGCCGTGCGTCTTCCCTATGGCAAACAGGCCGACGAAGCCGACGCCCAGGCCGCACTCGAAACGATAAAGCCTGACGCCGTTCATACGGTCGACATCAAACCGGCGGCAGACGCGATGTGGGAGCAGGTCAGAGCTTCTGGCTTCGTCCCCGCTAGCCCAGCACAAGAGGACTTTGTCCTTGGGAACGTAAAGGCGCGACAACGCATGATCGCCCAGTATGCCTTGGCGGGCGGCCTGCAGGGTCTGGTGATTGGCACCGACCATGCGGCCGAAGCGCTCATGGGTTTCTTCACCAAGTTTGGTGATGGAGCCGCTGACGTCCTTCCCCTCTCGGGCTTGAACAAGCGCCGCGTCCGGGCCGTTGCAGGTGTTTTGGGCGCACCCAAGCATCTCGTGGAAAAGGTGCCGACTGCTGACCTGGAAGACAGCGCCCCTCTTCGTCCCGACGAAGAGGCCTTCGGCACTACCTACGAGCAGATCGATGATTTTCTCGAAGGCAAGCAGATCGACACCGAAGCCGAACAGATCATCATGCGCTTCTACCGCAACTCCAGCCACAAGCGCGCGCTGCCCGTCGCACCATCACCATAG
- a CDS encoding response regulator: protein MTANNATRVLIVEDDPIIALIMEEMVEDLGYLVVGPARTVEDGLALAGGDGLDFALLDFEIGDGDASSIAQTCADRAIPFAFTTGNDPVALRQNFPEPPIISKPVLQAELLSVLPAAAASGTLVQH from the coding sequence GTGACCGCCAATAACGCTACGCGCGTTCTGATCGTCGAAGACGATCCGATCATCGCCCTTATCATGGAAGAAATGGTCGAAGACCTGGGCTATCTTGTCGTCGGCCCCGCCCGTACCGTCGAGGATGGCCTTGCGCTCGCCGGTGGCGATGGCCTGGACTTCGCATTGCTCGATTTCGAGATCGGCGATGGCGACGCTTCCTCCATCGCGCAAACCTGTGCCGACCGCGCCATCCCGTTTGCCTTCACAACGGGCAACGATCCGGTGGCGCTCCGGCAAAATTTCCCGGAGCCTCCGATCATCAGCAAGCCGGTGCTGCAGGCTGAACTGCTCAGCGTCTTGCCTGCTGCCGCGGCTTCAGGAACACTCGTCCAGCATTGA
- a CDS encoding DUF1440 domain-containing protein, translating into MSANIPGFDASGALMGAAAGFAAVWIMDRVDWFAYEHEDAAARERTKTVRPGGMDPAHVAADRIARRAGVTLEPRDHNPAGLAMHYAIGVVPAAFYGGFRESVPQISAGHGALFGMAMFLGHDEVMNPLMGLAVKPNAYPWQAHGRGFIAHLAYGLALETLLRLTDPRVRH; encoded by the coding sequence ATGAGCGCAAACATTCCTGGCTTTGATGCCTCTGGCGCATTGATGGGCGCTGCCGCCGGCTTCGCGGCAGTCTGGATCATGGACCGTGTCGATTGGTTTGCGTACGAGCATGAGGATGCAGCCGCTCGCGAGCGCACCAAAACCGTGCGACCCGGCGGCATGGACCCGGCCCATGTTGCTGCCGATCGTATTGCCCGTCGAGCCGGCGTCACCCTCGAGCCGAGAGATCACAACCCGGCGGGTCTCGCCATGCACTATGCCATCGGCGTGGTGCCCGCAGCCTTTTATGGCGGGTTCCGGGAGAGCGTTCCCCAGATCAGCGCTGGCCATGGTGCGCTGTTCGGCATGGCCATGTTCCTGGGCCACGACGAGGTTATGAACCCGCTGATGGGGCTTGCGGTCAAGCCGAACGCCTATCCGTGGCAGGCCCATGGACGAGGCTTTATTGCCCATCTCGCCTATGGCCTCGCCCTCGAAACACTGCTCCGCCTAACCGACCCGCGCGTTCGGCACTAA
- a CDS encoding NAD(P)/FAD-dependent oxidoreductase: MAQPNYAGDGSYPPSYYAASRNIIRTPVKLQGDVQADVCVVGAGYSGLSAAIHLAEKGFKVVVVEGALVGWGASGRNGGQVVNGLNASLETVTRRYGEDTARFVGSLLQEGAGIIYNWVDRYGIECDLRRGNIYAAYTAQHMRDLEAKQMLWLQHGMDGHELLDRERIREHINSPVYVGGMIDHSGGHMHPLNLALGEAKALESLGGVIYEKSPVTGVTQGPDTAVVKTASGSVTAPAVLVCGNAYLGNVVPELTARVMPVSTQMMATEPLGEERAHALLPTGLCVEDVRYILDYFRLSADHRLIFGGGVVYGGTDPADVVAKLRPNMEKVFPQLRDTKVDYAWSGNFALSFSRVPQLGRLGNRVYFAHGYSGHGITGSHLFGRILAEAVRGDLTRFDTFASLPWIPFPGGRMFRAQYSTLGSWWYALKDRLGI, translated from the coding sequence ATGGCCCAACCCAACTATGCTGGCGACGGTTCCTACCCGCCGAGCTATTATGCGGCCTCGCGCAACATTATCCGCACACCGGTCAAACTCCAGGGTGACGTCCAGGCGGACGTCTGTGTCGTGGGTGCCGGCTATTCGGGCTTGTCAGCGGCCATTCACCTCGCCGAAAAGGGCTTCAAAGTCGTCGTGGTCGAGGGCGCTCTGGTCGGCTGGGGTGCCTCGGGCCGCAATGGCGGTCAGGTCGTTAATGGGCTGAACGCCAGCCTTGAAACCGTCACCCGCCGCTACGGCGAGGACACGGCCCGTTTCGTCGGCAGCCTCCTCCAGGAAGGCGCTGGCATCATCTATAACTGGGTCGATCGCTACGGCATCGAGTGCGACCTGCGGCGCGGCAACATCTACGCCGCCTACACCGCCCAGCACATGCGCGACCTCGAAGCCAAGCAGATGCTCTGGCTGCAGCACGGCATGGACGGCCACGAACTGCTCGATCGCGAGCGCATCCGCGAACATATAAACAGCCCGGTTTATGTCGGGGGCATGATCGACCATTCGGGCGGCCACATGCACCCGCTCAACCTCGCTCTGGGCGAAGCCAAGGCGCTGGAAAGCCTTGGCGGGGTGATCTACGAGAAGTCGCCGGTCACTGGCGTCACGCAGGGTCCAGACACTGCCGTGGTAAAAACGGCCAGCGGTTCGGTCACCGCTCCCGCCGTCCTCGTCTGCGGCAACGCCTATCTGGGCAATGTCGTGCCCGAACTCACCGCCCGCGTCATGCCCGTCTCTACTCAGATGATGGCCACCGAACCGCTCGGTGAGGAGCGCGCCCACGCTCTCCTTCCCACCGGCCTGTGCGTCGAGGATGTCCGCTATATCCTAGACTATTTTCGCCTCAGCGCCGATCACCGGCTGATCTTCGGCGGCGGCGTCGTTTATGGCGGCACCGATCCCGCCGATGTCGTCGCCAAGCTCCGGCCCAACATGGAAAAGGTGTTCCCGCAATTGCGCGACACCAAGGTCGACTATGCCTGGAGCGGCAATTTCGCCCTCTCCTTCTCGCGGGTGCCGCAACTGGGCCGGCTGGGCAACCGGGTCTATTTCGCCCATGGCTATAGCGGGCACGGCATAACGGGCTCGCATCTCTTCGGCCGCATACTCGCCGAGGCTGTACGCGGCGATCTCACCCGCTTCGACACCTTTGCGAGCCTGCCCTGGATCCCCTTCCCCGGCGGCCGCATGTTCCGCGCCCAATATTCGACGCTGGGCTCATGGTGGTATGCGCTCAAGGACCGGCTGGGCATCTAG
- a CDS encoding glutamine synthetase family protein — MSTDMIANTDIVSWLEQNPQIEVLHTAVCDLNGIMRGKRIPIDQARRIGENGIRMPLSIVGVDVWGEDIVGNPLVYTGGDTDGICSPTGRGALPINWTTRPSAMIPLWLFQDINTPFLADPRQALAHVVRRYAENGLRPVVATELEFYLVDPEADSAVPPISPYTGKRLDSDAILSLDELEDFGEFFRDVYLQCEQQGVPADTAIAENGIGQFEINLLHTDALKAGDDAVLFKRIVKGVARKHKLVATFMAKPYGGRSGNGFHVHFSVNDAADINVFDDGTESGSEVMMHAVGGLLAGMAESTLLFAPHFNSYRRLRPDTHAPSAVSWGYENRTTAVRIPGGNHKARRIEHRVAGADANPYLVIAGILGAALVGIEDEMKPPKPFSGRAYSERLPKLPADWASAVNAFEDGNLIPRIFDPTLQSMFVACKRQEIAGFASQVTDLEFSAYLEVV; from the coding sequence ATGAGCACTGACATGATTGCGAACACCGACATCGTCTCCTGGCTCGAGCAGAACCCGCAAATCGAGGTGCTGCACACGGCGGTCTGCGACCTCAACGGCATCATGCGTGGCAAGCGGATCCCCATCGACCAGGCGCGTCGCATCGGCGAGAACGGCATCCGCATGCCCCTGTCGATCGTGGGGGTGGACGTTTGGGGGGAAGACATCGTCGGCAATCCCCTGGTCTATACCGGCGGCGACACCGACGGCATCTGCAGCCCCACCGGGCGCGGCGCCTTGCCCATCAACTGGACAACCCGCCCAAGCGCGATGATCCCGCTCTGGCTGTTCCAGGACATCAACACGCCTTTCCTGGCCGACCCCCGGCAAGCGCTGGCCCATGTCGTTCGCCGCTATGCCGAGAACGGCTTGCGCCCAGTGGTCGCCACCGAGCTGGAGTTCTACCTTGTCGATCCTGAGGCAGATTCAGCGGTGCCGCCGATCTCGCCCTATACCGGCAAGCGGCTCGATTCCGACGCCATCCTGTCGCTCGACGAGTTGGAGGATTTCGGCGAGTTCTTCCGCGACGTCTACCTGCAATGCGAGCAGCAGGGCGTCCCCGCCGATACCGCCATTGCCGAAAACGGCATCGGTCAGTTCGAAATCAACCTGCTGCACACCGATGCGCTCAAGGCGGGCGACGACGCGGTGCTGTTCAAGCGGATCGTCAAGGGCGTTGCGCGCAAGCACAAGCTGGTCGCCACCTTCATGGCCAAGCCGTATGGCGGGCGTTCGGGTAACGGCTTCCATGTCCACTTCAGCGTCAACGACGCCGCCGACATCAATGTTTTCGACGACGGCACCGAGTCGGGCTCGGAGGTGATGATGCACGCGGTCGGCGGACTCCTTGCAGGGATGGCCGAGTCGACCCTCCTTTTCGCCCCGCACTTCAACTCTTATCGGCGACTACGGCCCGACACCCATGCGCCCAGCGCCGTGTCCTGGGGCTATGAAAACCGCACGACCGCGGTGCGCATCCCCGGCGGCAATCACAAGGCCCGCCGTATCGAGCACCGCGTGGCAGGCGCTGATGCCAATCCCTACCTCGTCATCGCGGGCATTCTCGGTGCGGCGCTCGTCGGCATCGAGGACGAAATGAAGCCGCCCAAGCCGTTTTCCGGCCGCGCCTATTCCGAGCGCCTGCCCAAACTGCCGGCCGACTGGGCCTCGGCAGTCAATGCCTTCGAGGACGGCAACCTCATCCCCCGCATCTTCGACCCGACGCTGCAATCGATGTTTGTCGCCTGTAAGCGCCAGGAGATCGCCGGCTTTGCTTCGCAGGTGACCGATCTCGAATTCAGCGCTTATCTGGAGGTTGTGTGA
- a CDS encoding DUF4334 domain-containing protein, whose product MAINQAWIEAAEAQGTSAETALAAFDALPAFAPEAFTGRWRGAEIATGHPLDGVLTAYGWYGKEVRDSESVLPLLFRHGSEGIVAVDPKWLDPGLAAHMPMRRTGAMATAFKAGKHLIRNDKPTARLRAVLHRSVVSAAIIYDRQPINDVFRSVTSDLLLGLMDCRGLPPFFFTLRREPG is encoded by the coding sequence ATGGCGATCAACCAGGCTTGGATAGAAGCTGCGGAGGCGCAAGGGACGAGCGCCGAGACGGCGCTGGCCGCGTTCGACGCACTGCCCGCGTTCGCGCCCGAGGCTTTCACCGGCAGGTGGCGCGGCGCCGAGATTGCGACTGGCCATCCGCTTGACGGCGTGCTCACCGCTTACGGGTGGTATGGCAAGGAGGTGCGCGACAGCGAGAGCGTGTTGCCGCTTCTATTCCGGCACGGTTCGGAGGGGATCGTCGCGGTGGACCCGAAATGGCTAGACCCGGGCTTGGCTGCGCATATGCCGATGCGGCGCACTGGCGCGATGGCGACCGCCTTCAAGGCCGGCAAACACTTAATCCGGAACGACAAGCCCACGGCGCGCCTGCGCGCGGTGCTGCACCGCAGTGTCGTCAGCGCCGCCATCATCTACGATCGCCAGCCGATCAACGATGTGTTCCGCAGCGTCACCTCCGATCTTTTGCTGGGGCTGATGGACTGCCGCGGATTGCCGCCCTTCTTCTTCACCCTGCGGCGGGAGCCGGGCTGA
- a CDS encoding aminobutyraldehyde dehydrogenase produces MTDFATRLFIDGQFVDGQGPAETAYEPALGKPLADVPSASLDQVDQAVRAANGAYKDWAKRPPKERSLALLRIADAIEARVDQLAATESRNAGKPLRFVRGGELANVADVFRFFGTAVRNMPGPASGNYRSSKMTSLMRRDPVGVVAQIAPWNYPLLMAAWKIAPAIAAGNAVVIKPSELTPLSLLALSEIFAEVLPAGVVNVVCGNGPDVGNALISHDLVRMISLTGDVRTGRAVLQAAAGPMIKRTHLELGGKAPVIVCEDADLDKLVDTLREASFYNAGQDCTAACRIFVHQSLAQKLTDKLETMITSLVYGRPERDDVEFGPVISARQLERVEGFVSRARGEGADVIQGTPADTEGFFHTPTLVAAPITAEIVQKEVFGPVLSLTPFNDVQEAVDWANQSEYGLGSSVWSRQAEVAMEIANALEYGVTWINTHGVMATEMPHGGMKNSGYGSDLSMQSLLDYTQVRHLMIG; encoded by the coding sequence ATGACAGACTTTGCAACGCGCCTCTTCATCGACGGGCAGTTCGTAGACGGGCAGGGCCCTGCGGAAACCGCTTATGAGCCGGCCCTGGGCAAGCCGCTCGCCGATGTGCCATCGGCAAGCCTGGATCAGGTGGACCAAGCAGTGCGTGCCGCCAATGGCGCCTACAAGGATTGGGCGAAGCGCCCGCCTAAGGAGCGGAGCCTTGCACTCTTGCGCATTGCCGATGCGATCGAGGCACGCGTGGACCAGCTGGCAGCCACCGAGTCGCGCAATGCCGGCAAGCCGCTGCGCTTCGTGCGGGGCGGCGAACTCGCCAATGTCGCCGATGTCTTTCGCTTCTTTGGCACCGCCGTACGTAACATGCCGGGACCGGCTTCGGGCAATTATCGGTCCTCCAAGATGACGAGCCTGATGCGGCGAGACCCGGTCGGCGTCGTCGCGCAGATCGCCCCCTGGAACTACCCGCTGCTCATGGCTGCCTGGAAGATCGCGCCCGCCATCGCCGCTGGCAATGCCGTGGTCATCAAGCCCTCGGAACTGACACCACTAAGCCTGCTCGCGCTCAGCGAGATTTTCGCCGAAGTGTTGCCCGCAGGCGTGGTCAACGTAGTCTGCGGCAATGGTCCGGACGTGGGCAATGCCTTGATCTCGCACGATCTGGTGCGGATGATTTCGCTGACAGGGGATGTTCGAACGGGGCGCGCCGTGCTGCAGGCAGCGGCGGGGCCGATGATCAAGCGCACTCATCTGGAACTGGGTGGCAAAGCGCCCGTCATCGTGTGCGAGGACGCCGATCTCGACAAGCTCGTGGACACGCTGCGCGAGGCTAGCTTCTACAATGCGGGGCAGGATTGCACCGCAGCCTGCCGGATTTTCGTCCATCAAAGCTTAGCGCAGAAGCTGACCGACAAACTCGAGACCATGATCACCTCGCTGGTTTACGGCCGGCCCGAACGCGACGATGTCGAATTCGGCCCAGTTATCAGTGCCCGACAACTGGAGCGAGTGGAGGGCTTTGTCAGCCGCGCTCGCGGTGAAGGCGCCGACGTCATCCAGGGCACGCCGGCTGACACAGAAGGCTTTTTCCATACGCCCACATTGGTTGCCGCGCCAATCACAGCGGAAATCGTGCAGAAGGAAGTCTTCGGTCCGGTGCTAAGCCTCACGCCCTTCAACGACGTGCAGGAGGCGGTCGACTGGGCGAACCAGTCGGAGTACGGGCTTGGATCCTCGGTGTGGTCCCGCCAGGCTGAGGTGGCGATGGAAATTGCCAATGCCCTCGAATATGGTGTCACCTGGATCAACACTCACGGGGTGATGGCGACCGAGATGCCACATGGCGGCATGAAGAATTCGGGCTATGGGTCCGATCTCTCCATGCAGTCGCTGCTTGACTACACCCAGGTGCGGCATTTGATGATCGGCTAA